GAGTCATGCGCGCCGTCGCCGCCGCTCTCGTGGGTACGCTCTCGCTCGGGCTCGCGCTAAAGGACGCGCGCGCCGGGACGACGGCGCGCGCCGCCGTCGAGGAGACGGTGTCCGCCGTGCTCGGCGTCCTGCGGAACGAGTCGCTCGACGTCGAGCAGCGCCGCACCGAGATCGAGGGCATCGCCTACGCCCGCTTCGACTTCGAGACGATGGGCAAGCTCGTGCTCGCGCAGAACTGGAAGAAGTTCGATCCCGCGCAGCGCGACGCCTTCATCGGCGAGTTCAAGCGCCACCTCTCGCGCAGCTACGGGACGCGGATCGAGCGCTACGAGCAGGAGGAGGTCGACATCCTCGGCGAGCGCGAGGAGCAGCGCGGCGACGTCACCGTGCAGACCGCGATCCGCGGCGGCCAGTTCGACGGCATCGCGATCGACTACCGGATGCGCAGCCGCGGCGGCGACTGGCGCGTGATCGACGTCGTGATCGAGGGCGTCTCGCTCGTCTCGAACTTCCGCTCGCAGTTCAAGGACATCGTCTCGAAGGACGGCCCCGCCGCGCTGATCGCGAAGCTCCAGGAGAAGAACGCGGCGCCCGAGGTCTCGACCGAGTAGCGCCGCCGCGCGCGAGCGTCCGCGACTAGCGCGCGGCGAAGTCGAGCACGAGGCGCTCGAACGCCGCCGGATCCTCGAAGTACATCGAGTGCCCGGCGCCCGGCACCTCCGCCCATTCGCACCCGGGCACGAGCGCCGCCACCTCGCGCAGCGCGCGCGGCGGGAAGAGCGCGTCCTCCTCGGCGGCGATCATCAGGGTGGGGACGGCGTAGCCCGCGAGCTCGGACGGCGCGACGCGCGCGTCGGGGGCCGCGACGGCGCCGAGCATGCGCGGCTCGAAGCCGGTGTTGAGCGCGCTGATGCGGTCGTAGAGATGGACCATCTCGGGTCGCTCGCGCGCGAAGCG
This genomic interval from Myxococcota bacterium contains the following:
- a CDS encoding ABC transporter substrate-binding protein — translated: MRAVAAALVGTLSLGLALKDARAGTTARAAVEETVSAVLGVLRNESLDVEQRRTEIEGIAYARFDFETMGKLVLAQNWKKFDPAQRDAFIGEFKRHLSRSYGTRIERYEQEEVDILGEREEQRGDVTVQTAIRGGQFDGIAIDYRMRSRGGDWRVIDVVIEGVSLVSNFRSQFKDIVSKDGPAALIAKLQEKNAAPEVSTE